One genomic region from Rhizobiaceae bacterium encodes:
- a CDS encoding SDR family NAD(P)-dependent oxidoreductase: MAEKIWFVTGASRGFGRLWTEAALKRGDKVAATARKLEALKDLHEAYPDSVLPLALDVTDRAAVFAAIDQAHKQFGRIDVILNNAGYGLLGTVEEVKEEDARAQIDTNLFGALWVMQAAAPIMRAQGSGHIIGVSSIGGLMAWPAAGLYQASKTALEAVTEAFAGEVSDFGIKVTLLEPGAYATEWGPVAVGAATMPEYDGARLKRNAMLKDMQAKDPKKTTDVVLQLVDMENPPLRLMLGSVVLPMVRGVYQKRLAEWDAFYPLASTAE; encoded by the coding sequence ATGGCTGAGAAGATTTGGTTCGTTACAGGCGCATCGCGCGGCTTCGGCCGTCTGTGGACGGAAGCGGCGCTCAAGCGCGGCGACAAGGTCGCGGCGACGGCGCGCAAGCTCGAAGCGCTCAAGGATCTGCATGAGGCCTATCCGGATTCGGTGCTGCCGCTGGCGCTGGACGTCACCGACCGTGCGGCGGTCTTTGCCGCCATCGACCAGGCGCACAAGCAGTTCGGCCGCATCGACGTGATCCTCAACAACGCCGGCTACGGTCTCTTGGGAACGGTCGAGGAGGTGAAGGAAGAGGACGCGCGCGCCCAGATCGACACCAACCTGTTCGGCGCGCTCTGGGTGATGCAGGCGGCGGCGCCGATCATGCGCGCGCAGGGCAGCGGCCACATCATCGGCGTTTCGAGCATCGGCGGCCTGATGGCATGGCCGGCGGCGGGTCTTTACCAGGCGTCCAAGACCGCGCTCGAAGCCGTGACGGAGGCCTTTGCCGGCGAAGTTTCCGACTTCGGCATCAAGGTGACGCTGCTGGAGCCTGGCGCCTATGCGACCGAGTGGGGCCCGGTGGCGGTCGGCGCCGCGACGATGCCCGAATATGACGGCGCCCGCCTCAAGCGCAACGCCATGCTGAAGGACATGCAGGCCAAGGACCCCAAGAAGACCACCGACGTGGTGCTGCAGCTGGTCGACATGGAGAACCCGCCGCTGCGCCTGATGCTCGGCAGCGTCGTGCTGCCGATGGTGCGCGGCGTCTATCAGAAGCGCCTCGCCGAATGGGACGCCTTCTATCCGCTTGCGTCCACCGCGGAGTGA
- a CDS encoding amidohydrolase family protein, translated as MSSTEILAVDCHLHAHWPRRFPYAHKNTSFIEMDNEAASAESLFPTLEAHGVSHTIIVQPGAYGTDNRAMLEAIAISNGRAKGVACVPLNVSGDELEDLKRGGIVGIRVSLVTWDSEAFDRPEIANFLSRCREHDLYVEVFAPTARWPAILTKLIASGVHVIVEHVGWPTVTEGTGTPGFQALLEYGRSTNAIIKISGGFRLTQSGGNYDDVKPFVTDVVEAFGPDRCVWGSDWPLLDSHLGPLERPFLWKLDYSTEFNSLAHWVPDESVRRTILWDTPARVFGFQR; from the coding sequence ATGTCTTCGACCGAGATCTTGGCCGTCGATTGCCACCTCCACGCGCATTGGCCGCGGCGTTTTCCCTACGCTCACAAGAACACCAGCTTCATCGAGATGGACAACGAGGCGGCCAGCGCGGAATCGCTTTTCCCGACGCTGGAAGCCCACGGCGTCTCCCACACGATCATCGTCCAGCCGGGCGCCTACGGCACCGACAACCGCGCCATGCTGGAGGCCATCGCGATCAGCAACGGCCGCGCCAAGGGCGTCGCTTGCGTGCCGCTCAATGTCTCCGGCGACGAGCTGGAGGATCTGAAGCGCGGCGGCATCGTCGGCATCCGGGTGAGCCTAGTGACCTGGGACAGCGAGGCGTTCGACCGCCCCGAGATCGCCAACTTCCTGTCGCGCTGCCGCGAGCACGACCTCTACGTCGAGGTCTTCGCGCCGACGGCAAGATGGCCGGCGATCCTCACCAAGCTGATCGCATCCGGCGTCCATGTCATCGTCGAGCATGTCGGCTGGCCGACCGTCACCGAAGGAACCGGCACGCCGGGCTTCCAGGCCTTGCTCGAGTATGGCCGGTCGACCAATGCAATCATCAAGATTTCAGGCGGTTTCCGGTTGACGCAGAGCGGCGGGAACTATGACGACGTGAAGCCTTTCGTCACCGACGTCGTGGAAGCATTTGGTCCGGACCGTTGCGTCTGGGGTAGCGACTGGCCGCTGCTGGACTCGCATCTCGGTCCGCTGGAGCGGCCCTTCCTTTGGAAGCTTGACTATTCCACGGAATTCAACTCGCTTGCCCACTGGGTTCCCGACGAGTCGGTGCGCCGCACCATCTTGTGGGATACTCCCGCCAGGGTTTTCGGATTCCAACGTTGA
- a CDS encoding aldolase/citrate lyase family protein produces the protein MHASEILGLVGFDFVVIDQEHAPLDRQATDQILLGTRAGGLAGLVRVAESTPAKLLAALDDGAAGVLVPHVSSARKAEDVAAACRYRGGSRGFFNSPRAGGYSSLSIWKHVDVNDEAVTVIAMIDDPEALDELDAIMAVPSIDSVFIGRGDLTVALGAAGMDADEIIAIAQKITQAARRAGKPVCMMAGSAADAQRFQALGVSAFVVSSDQGMMRQAASKLVSDFAALPKPAASGR, from the coding sequence TTGCACGCCTCCGAGATCCTCGGTCTGGTCGGCTTCGACTTCGTCGTCATCGACCAGGAGCACGCGCCGCTCGACCGCCAGGCGACCGACCAGATCCTGCTCGGGACGAGGGCCGGCGGCCTGGCCGGGCTGGTCCGCGTCGCCGAGTCCACGCCGGCGAAGCTGTTGGCGGCACTCGACGACGGGGCCGCGGGCGTGCTGGTGCCGCATGTGTCGAGCGCGCGCAAGGCCGAGGACGTGGCGGCCGCCTGCCGCTATCGCGGCGGCAGTCGCGGCTTTTTCAATTCGCCGCGCGCCGGCGGCTATAGCAGCCTGTCCATCTGGAAGCATGTCGACGTCAACGACGAGGCCGTGACCGTCATCGCCATGATCGACGACCCGGAGGCGCTGGACGAGCTCGACGCGATCATGGCCGTTCCCAGCATCGACAGCGTCTTCATCGGGCGCGGCGACCTGACGGTCGCGCTTGGCGCCGCCGGCATGGACGCGGACGAGATCATCGCGATCGCCCAGAAGATCACGCAGGCCGCGCGCCGCGCCGGCAAGCCCGTCTGCATGATGGCGGGTAGCGCAGCCGACGCGCAGCGCTTCCAGGCGCTCGGCGTCAGCGCCTTCGTCGTCTCGTCCGACCAGGGCATGATGCGGCAGGCGGCGAGCAAGCTGGTCTCCGACTTCGCCGCGCTACCCAAACCGGCCGCTTCGGGACGCTGA
- a CDS encoding non-heme iron oxygenase ferredoxin subunit has translation MTVPFVRVASVAELVDAGGLLGRVVEGLPVALFAVDGSYFATLDRCTHGAVRLSEGYLEGTLIECPLHQGVFDVRTGAVAGPPCTRALETFEVKEEGGELFVAVRKPAEAPPA, from the coding sequence ATGACCGTTCCTTTCGTCAGGGTGGCTTCGGTCGCCGAGCTCGTCGATGCGGGCGGCCTTCTCGGCCGCGTGGTCGAGGGCCTGCCGGTGGCGCTCTTCGCCGTCGACGGCAGCTATTTCGCCACGCTGGACCGCTGCACGCACGGCGCCGTGCGCCTGTCCGAGGGCTATCTCGAGGGGACGCTCATCGAATGTCCGCTCCACCAGGGAGTGTTCGACGTGCGCACGGGCGCGGTCGCCGGCCCGCCGTGCACCCGCGCGCTGGAGACTTTCGAGGTGAAGGAGGAGGGCGGCGAACTCTTCGTCGCCGTGCGCAAGCCTGCCGAAGCGCCGCCGGCCTAG